The Cellulophaga sp. L1A9 genome window below encodes:
- a CDS encoding glycosyltransferase: MIKPAPILLFTYKRLDALKNTIDALKKNELASDSDLFIFSDGPKQEKDKKIIEDIRVYLKTIDGFKSVTISASPTNKGLANSIIGGVSRVMEQSETVIVLEDDLLTTPNFLTYMNQALSKYTTEEKIFSISGYSFDLRIKDQNPNTTYLLNRGWSWGWATWRDRWEKVDWDVASYAEFSENKKERKEFAKGGSDLNAMLDKQMTGKLDSWAIRWFYHQFKIGGLTLYPLGSKIYNDGFDEFATHTNGSEKRYLPYLDKEHSLNFDFPETVSISHEYQKKFQSKMGLMARIRSKIETLLK, translated from the coding sequence ATGATTAAACCCGCTCCAATACTCCTATTTACCTATAAGAGGCTAGATGCTTTAAAAAACACTATTGATGCTTTAAAGAAAAATGAATTAGCCTCAGATTCAGATTTATTCATATTTTCAGACGGGCCAAAACAAGAAAAGGATAAAAAGATTATAGAAGATATAAGGGTGTATTTAAAAACTATTGATGGTTTTAAATCGGTAACTATTAGTGCTTCCCCTACCAACAAAGGGTTAGCAAATTCCATAATTGGTGGTGTAAGCAGGGTAATGGAACAATCCGAAACCGTAATTGTTTTAGAAGATGACTTGCTCACTACACCAAATTTTTTGACTTATATGAACCAAGCCTTATCAAAATATACCACCGAAGAAAAGATATTTTCCATTTCTGGGTATTCCTTTGATTTGCGTATTAAAGATCAAAACCCAAACACGACTTATTTACTAAACCGCGGTTGGTCTTGGGGTTGGGCCACATGGCGCGATCGCTGGGAGAAAGTAGATTGGGACGTAGCTTCTTATGCTGAATTTTCAGAAAACAAAAAAGAACGTAAAGAATTTGCCAAAGGAGGTTCTGATTTAAATGCGATGTTAGACAAACAGATGACAGGCAAGTTAGATTCTTGGGCCATACGCTGGTTCTACCATCAATTTAAAATAGGAGGCTTAACATTATATCCCTTAGGCTCAAAAATATACAATGATGGTTTTGATGAATTTGCGACACATACCAATGGATCAGAAAAAAGATACCTCCCCTATTTAGATAAAGAACACAGCTTGAATTTTGATTTTCCTGAGACTGTAAGTATAAGTCACGAATACCAAAAAAAATTTCAATCTAAAATGGGCCTTATGGCGCGCATTAGATCTAAAATTGAAACCCTTCTTAAATAA
- a CDS encoding DapH/DapD/GlmU-related protein, giving the protein MIKDAVRKLRFYYLQKVKWKKYTIGENFYAGMRVHLWAKNSLVIGKNFYIGRDSQIETDCSIGDNVIFGNKVAIVGKYDHHYQQIGVPIRMASRIRDDAYNWKGLTSKTIIEDDVWIGYGAIIMSGVILKKGSIIAAGAVVTKDTEPYSIFGGNPAKKICSRFDTDEDLKKHITLENDFLNQNRSYTGVQGIPVQK; this is encoded by the coding sequence ATGATAAAAGATGCTGTTCGAAAATTACGGTTTTATTACCTCCAAAAAGTAAAATGGAAGAAGTACACCATTGGTGAAAATTTCTACGCAGGAATGCGCGTGCATCTTTGGGCTAAAAATTCATTAGTCATTGGAAAAAATTTCTATATCGGAAGGGATTCACAAATAGAAACAGACTGTAGTATTGGTGATAATGTAATATTTGGTAATAAAGTGGCCATTGTAGGTAAATATGATCATCATTATCAGCAAATTGGGGTTCCTATACGTATGGCTTCAAGAATAAGAGATGATGCTTATAATTGGAAAGGACTAACCAGTAAAACCATCATCGAAGATGATGTTTGGATAGGCTATGGTGCTATTATTATGAGCGGAGTAATCCTTAAAAAAGGTTCTATAATTGCTGCAGGTGCCGTAGTCACTAAAGATACTGAGCCTTATAGCATCTTTGGAGGCAACCCTGCTAAAAAAATATGCTCCCGTTTTGATACGGATGAGGATTTAAAAAAACATATAACATTAGAGAACGATTTTTTAAACCAAAATCGTTCGTATACAGGTGTTCAAGGAATTCCTGTTCAAAAATAA
- a CDS encoding WecB/TagA/CpsF family glycosyltransferase, translating to MNTFSTTSCLGYRVFTDHLDHLPKTKNTVINTINQYSYCMAKKDALFKKTLHASDVLLPDGIGITFAAKFLYGKKIKKIAGADLHAYFLNSLEKKGGSCFYLGASPETLEKIKIKMQQEYPNIKVGAYSPPFKKTFSTVDNAQMITAVNNFNPDVLFIGMTAPKQEKWSFDHKDALNTGYICAIGAVFDFYAGTVARPSEVWQKLGLEWLGRLIKEPRRMWTRYVTHGFIYLGYLLQAKLKGPELETEAKNAPKTETKAKIKTAIEIEVEN from the coding sequence ATGAATACATTTTCAACCACATCCTGTTTAGGATACCGCGTGTTTACCGATCATCTTGATCATTTACCCAAAACAAAAAATACGGTAATTAATACCATCAATCAGTACTCGTACTGTATGGCAAAAAAGGATGCCCTATTTAAAAAAACATTGCATGCCTCAGATGTGCTTTTACCGGATGGTATCGGTATTACTTTTGCAGCCAAGTTTTTATATGGAAAAAAAATAAAGAAAATTGCAGGTGCAGATTTACATGCTTATTTTCTAAATTCCTTAGAAAAAAAAGGAGGTTCTTGTTTTTATTTAGGCGCTTCTCCAGAAACCTTAGAGAAGATAAAAATTAAAATGCAACAGGAATATCCAAATATTAAGGTTGGGGCATATTCTCCGCCATTTAAGAAAACATTTTCCACGGTAGATAATGCTCAAATGATTACAGCAGTAAATAATTTTAATCCCGATGTACTCTTTATTGGTATGACAGCTCCAAAACAAGAAAAATGGAGTTTTGACCATAAAGACGCCTTAAACACTGGGTATATTTGTGCCATAGGTGCTGTATTTGATTTTTATGCAGGCACCGTTGCCCGGCCCAGTGAAGTTTGGCAAAAATTAGGGCTAGAATGGTTGGGCAGATTAATTAAAGAACCCAGAAGAATGTGGACCCGATATGTCACTCATGGTTTTATATATTTAGGCTACCTACTCCAAGCGAAACTTAAAGGCCCAGAACTTGAAACAGAAGCAAAAAATGCTCCTAAGACAGAAACTAAGGCTAAAATTAAGACTGCAATTGAAATTGAAGTTGAAAACTAA
- a CDS encoding undecaprenyl-phosphate glucose phosphotransferase, whose protein sequence is MKKSYFVIPLSFVFHIISLNLILFLSVPKVYDHGYSILYYNISWLIVTYSIDFYPTARREGFGTNLKNFIILFILFGLVYFTSFTFLGDQSYPVPYLVLIYVLICLMLTAYRLLFYWARNLYRAKGYSQGVRVAVIGRDKNLKKLRRIFDTPEYGYTYMGYFDNSKSKSKTYLGSIEESYNYIFENNVEEVYCMASRLSKDEIQALMRIADNSFKKIKIVPDNKELFSRAMSIELYGEVPVLNLRASPLELEYANVVKRIFDIMFSSLAILFILSWLTPLVWVLMKIDSKGPLFFKQKRHGVNRNTFLCYKFRSMTKNEDSDTQMATKGDMRITKLGRILRKTSIDELPQFFNVLQGNMSVVGPRPHMQLHTEQYEKSVDKYLVRHFLKPGITGLAQIKGYRGEIVENSDIVNRVRYDIFYMEKWSLQLDLRIIYYTVLNAIRGEERAY, encoded by the coding sequence ATGAAGAAGTCATATTTTGTCATTCCATTATCGTTTGTATTTCATATTATCTCCCTGAACCTTATCCTGTTCTTATCAGTACCAAAGGTCTACGATCATGGGTATAGTATATTGTATTACAATATCTCTTGGTTGATTGTTACTTATAGTATTGATTTTTATCCCACTGCACGAAGAGAAGGTTTTGGCACCAATTTAAAGAACTTTATCATTCTTTTTATCTTGTTTGGTTTGGTCTATTTTACCTCTTTTACTTTTTTAGGAGATCAATCTTATCCGGTACCCTATTTGGTGCTTATCTATGTTCTCATTTGTCTGATGCTAACGGCCTATCGTTTGCTATTTTATTGGGCTCGAAATTTATACCGCGCTAAGGGATATAGCCAAGGGGTGAGGGTTGCCGTCATAGGAAGAGATAAAAATTTAAAAAAATTAAGACGCATTTTTGATACTCCAGAGTATGGCTATACTTATATGGGGTATTTTGACAATTCGAAATCTAAAAGTAAGACCTATTTGGGCTCTATTGAAGAATCATATAACTACATTTTCGAAAATAATGTAGAGGAAGTCTATTGTATGGCTTCGAGATTATCTAAAGATGAAATCCAAGCCTTGATGCGCATTGCAGACAATAGTTTTAAAAAAATTAAAATAGTCCCTGATAATAAAGAGTTATTTTCCAGAGCCATGTCTATTGAATTGTATGGCGAAGTACCTGTTTTAAATTTAAGAGCCTCCCCCCTAGAATTAGAATACGCCAATGTGGTAAAACGTATTTTTGATATTATGTTTTCTAGTCTCGCCATCCTATTTATACTTTCTTGGTTAACTCCATTGGTTTGGGTTTTAATGAAAATTGATTCTAAGGGACCGTTGTTTTTTAAACAAAAAAGGCATGGAGTCAATAGAAATACATTCTTATGTTATAAGTTTAGATCAATGACAAAGAATGAAGACAGTGATACGCAGATGGCGACTAAGGGAGACATGCGGATTACAAAGTTGGGCCGTATCTTACGCAAAACTAGTATTGATGAATTGCCCCAATTTTTTAATGTACTTCAAGGCAACATGAGTGTAGTAGGCCCAAGACCCCATATGCAGTTACATACAGAGCAATATGAAAAATCTGTCGATAAATATTTAGTCCGCCACTTTTTAAAACCCGGAATTACTGGGCTGGCGCAAATAAAAGGCTATCGAGGCGAGATTGTAGAAAATTCTGATATTGTAAACCGAGTACGTTATGATATCTTTTACATGGAAAAATGGTCCCTACAATTAGACTTAAGAATAATTTATTATACGGTACTTAATGCCATCCGTGGCGAAGAACGTGCCTATTAA
- a CDS encoding tyrosine-protein kinase domain-containing protein translates to MEKEQYRYLPVSEDESTLNVREILSKYLRYWPWFLILLCLSLGAAITYLKYAPKTFQTVSSIIINDEENGSSSGASSSGMQIDLLSGLKTNSIANELGLLRSKRLMFNTAKALNLNVVYLDDSGFTVNELYDQTPVIIQMLRFDEKLLEKAIAAENNTFRIRKKGTENFELINETKKSTKTIKYDTPVELDFADFTVKANNENSLFSSTWESVLVTFIPLNNVAENYSKKLAVNIVEEKSTLLELGLEDRVSQKAEDILNQLVYEYNKEAIEDKNLIAKNTADFIDERLQIINGELDSVESGKENYKEQNRLTDIGVESSMLIQNVSEFNKEQQQIQTQLELTQSILSYADNDSYNLFPSNLGLDNSSSNELISEYNALVIERNRLAASSTEQNPVVKGMSDQINRLKYNLKSNLEGTRNNLMISQDNLRRKSGSLGFQMSQIPGQERQVRGIERQQGIKEALYLYLLQKREENTLALSVSAPKAKIVDEAFSTRNSISPSPKIVLGGALILALLIPVVFIRGRELWNNKIESRADVEKGSKDIPILAELPKLNKKDNEFILKNDRSVLAESFRILSANLQYAMINNMGDNGGKTIFVTSTTKGEGKTFVAVNLAITLALSGKKVLLMGGDLRNPQFHRFDTNLKKVFGVSDYLVNRNLELSELYRATDLHESLKILPSGTIPPNPAELFQMERLGAMFEQLQEEFDYIVVDTAPALLVADTFLINRFALVTLYVVRSEVTKKEALKFVNDSKKTGKLKNVSFVINDLKLNNFAYGNKYGYSYGD, encoded by the coding sequence ATGGAAAAGGAACAATACAGATATTTGCCTGTTTCGGAAGATGAAAGCACTTTAAATGTACGCGAGATTCTAAGCAAATATTTACGGTACTGGCCATGGTTTCTAATTTTATTATGCCTAAGCTTAGGAGCCGCAATCACTTACCTGAAATATGCCCCCAAAACCTTTCAGACCGTATCTAGTATTATCATTAATGATGAAGAAAATGGCAGTTCTTCAGGAGCATCTTCTTCTGGAATGCAAATAGATCTTTTAAGTGGCTTAAAAACCAATAGTATTGCCAATGAATTGGGCTTATTGCGTTCCAAACGTTTAATGTTTAATACGGCGAAAGCTTTAAATTTAAATGTGGTTTATTTAGATGATTCTGGTTTTACGGTCAATGAATTATACGACCAGACTCCTGTAATCATTCAAATGCTTCGTTTTGATGAAAAACTCTTAGAGAAGGCTATTGCCGCTGAAAACAACACGTTTAGGATCCGTAAAAAAGGAACAGAAAATTTTGAACTAATTAATGAAACCAAAAAGAGTACAAAGACCATAAAATACGATACTCCAGTTGAATTAGATTTTGCTGATTTCACTGTAAAAGCTAATAATGAAAATTCTTTGTTTTCCAGCACATGGGAAAGTGTACTGGTAACCTTTATTCCATTGAATAATGTTGCCGAAAATTATTCTAAAAAGTTAGCCGTAAACATCGTCGAGGAAAAATCTACCTTACTAGAATTAGGGCTAGAAGATAGGGTAAGCCAAAAAGCCGAAGATATTTTAAATCAACTGGTCTACGAATACAACAAGGAAGCCATTGAAGATAAAAATTTAATTGCGAAAAATACGGCTGATTTTATTGACGAACGTTTACAAATCATTAACGGGGAATTAGATTCTGTAGAATCTGGCAAGGAAAATTATAAAGAACAAAATAGACTTACTGATATTGGGGTAGAATCTTCTATGCTAATCCAAAATGTAAGTGAGTTTAATAAAGAACAGCAACAAATACAAACCCAATTAGAATTGACGCAGTCGATTTTAAGTTATGCCGATAATGATAGCTATAACTTATTCCCTTCCAATTTAGGCTTGGATAATTCTTCATCTAATGAACTTATTTCTGAATACAATGCCTTAGTCATTGAACGGAATAGGTTGGCCGCAAGTTCTACAGAACAAAACCCTGTCGTAAAAGGCATGTCAGACCAAATTAACCGATTAAAATACAATTTAAAGTCCAATCTAGAAGGTACGCGCAACAATTTAATGATTTCGCAAGATAATCTACGAAGAAAATCTGGTTCCTTAGGCTTTCAAATGTCGCAAATTCCTGGCCAAGAACGTCAGGTAAGGGGTATTGAACGACAACAGGGGATTAAAGAAGCCTTGTACTTGTACTTACTCCAAAAACGAGAAGAAAACACCTTAGCCTTATCGGTTTCTGCGCCCAAAGCAAAAATTGTTGATGAGGCCTTTAGCACACGAAATAGCATCTCCCCTAGTCCTAAAATTGTCTTAGGAGGAGCACTTATACTAGCTTTACTAATTCCTGTTGTATTTATTAGAGGCCGAGAATTGTGGAACAATAAAATAGAAAGTAGAGCCGATGTAGAAAAAGGTTCTAAAGACATTCCCATTTTAGCAGAATTGCCTAAACTCAACAAAAAAGACAATGAGTTCATTCTAAAAAATGATCGTTCGGTATTGGCAGAATCCTTTAGGATCCTCTCTGCCAACTTGCAGTATGCGATGATTAACAATATGGGCGATAATGGTGGAAAAACCATTTTTGTAACCTCTACAACTAAGGGAGAAGGAAAAACTTTTGTGGCAGTGAATCTTGCCATTACGCTCGCATTATCTGGAAAAAAAGTACTTCTAATGGGTGGGGATTTAAGAAACCCCCAATTTCATCGTTTTGACACTAATTTAAAAAAAGTGTTTGGAGTGAGCGATTATTTGGTGAATAGGAATTTAGAATTATCAGAATTGTATCGAGCTACGGACTTACATGAAAGTTTAAAAATCTTACCTTCAGGCACGATCCCTCCCAACCCAGCAGAATTATTTCAAATGGAACGCTTAGGAGCCATGTTTGAGCAATTGCAAGAAGAGTTTGATTATATCGTAGTAGATACCGCACCAGCACTACTCGTTGCGGATACTTTTTTAATCAACAGGTTTGCTTTGGTTACCTTATATGTGGTGCGTTCTGAAGTGACTAAAAAAGAAGCCTTGAAATTTGTAAATGATTCCAAAAAAACAGGGAAATTGAAAAATGTAAGTTTTGTCATTAATGACCTGAAGTTAAATAATTTCGCCTATGGCAATAAATACGGATATTCCTACGGGGACTAA